The proteins below are encoded in one region of Segatella copri:
- a CDS encoding Ig-like domain-containing protein produces MKRNLLRFGLSLIALFVMVVANAQTYQNEEASVSWPFNDDNYATQYTKSPENGFSLVSVNTGDLKYVAKTSTKTLDKNGSPMVMASFGPVGTTKAVEWTVKPSKGLTFTPTSISTYVNRFGTDSENGVTVTAKLSNGTSVDLGNFTALRENKTTADDRYSKNENLTNHIVIQLTAEQQAQLTSAEGFTLSCTVGVSSTKQQGFADVHINGLLNGTVQQVEQYTLSAAVSTVGAGTVKVSPAGTVFDAETSITVTATKNFGYKFVNWTDANNKVVSTDEAYTFSISANTALKANFEKINTYALDYKVEGGAKDYMVSATPAPTIVNGKNMYEEGTEVTLTASSNDILTFTNWNDGETGAERKINMNADQSYTAAYSAKDFIAGWDFYKSAREGRTADFAAEDNDVDQLILRDADGNTYTWLDKSNSAGGYEGKNAAVNWTSKKTKALGETYWQTKVNATAFTDIKVKSSMLYNYNAYETYNVEYSLNGTDWTKVGAINMPGAKAWTDREFTLPSDANNKAEVYIRWIADKTSSIKGATGDNDGISITNIYITGTAQLVNDGKAPVLVNTVPAEGATNASANGKIVLTFDEKVKLTGNAAATLGTQKIEGAVSGKTITFAYKGLNYATAYTFTLAAGSVADLTDNATDQAIVLNFTTKTKPAVTKALYDFIVPTDGDFKAALAAAAKRTDTSKRFRIFIKQGDYKIPADEKSKVTGSDGKSYANPTTYMNTPNVSIIGEGMDNTSLTNTIPNSGQSANVLEGIGKGDVLCLQKEATGTYFQDLKMYSSMGDDKGRDIVLNDQSNKTICKNVNLWAYQDTYVSNNQNGKFYFEDGILRGRTDYLCGKGDVFYNNVELWICEKGGYLAVPSQPKKYGYIFKDCTIKDATEAKDLNGNYTLGRPWGKGTPIALYIDTKMEAIPSAAGWNEMSGGYPKRFAEYNSYTSTGSVVDLKDRKKVYDAYDSKDGDNYVNRRNETAGDPILTAEEAATYTIETVMGQDDDWDPTAATEQASAPSNVKLNGTTLAWDNNDYALLWAVCKNGKVVDFTITPSYIVDDTSATWSVRAANEMGGLSEATVVGQGTGIRNIASATDAAVIKTAIYAADGTQLSNLQKGINIIVKTLADGSKKTSKVIVK; encoded by the coding sequence ATGAAAAGAAATCTACTAAGATTTGGGCTCTCACTCATAGCCCTGTTTGTTATGGTAGTAGCAAATGCGCAAACCTACCAGAACGAAGAAGCTAGCGTTTCATGGCCGTTTAATGACGACAACTACGCTACGCAGTACACTAAATCACCAGAAAATGGTTTCAGTCTGGTTTCCGTAAACACCGGTGACTTGAAGTATGTTGCCAAGACATCAACGAAAACACTGGATAAAAACGGCAGCCCGATGGTCATGGCTAGTTTCGGTCCTGTTGGCACAACAAAAGCCGTAGAATGGACCGTTAAACCAAGCAAGGGTCTTACATTCACCCCAACATCTATCAGTACCTATGTAAACCGATTCGGTACAGATTCAGAAAATGGAGTAACCGTAACCGCCAAACTTAGCAACGGAACTTCTGTAGACTTGGGTAATTTCACGGCATTAAGAGAAAACAAAACTACAGCGGATGACAGATATTCGAAAAACGAAAACCTGACCAACCATATCGTCATCCAACTCACTGCCGAGCAGCAAGCCCAACTGACATCAGCTGAAGGCTTCACGCTAAGTTGCACCGTCGGCGTTAGCTCTACTAAGCAGCAAGGCTTTGCCGATGTACACATCAATGGTCTCTTGAACGGAACCGTTCAGCAGGTTGAACAGTACACCCTGTCGGCTGCCGTTTCAACCGTAGGAGCAGGAACAGTCAAAGTATCTCCTGCAGGAACCGTATTTGATGCAGAGACATCAATCACCGTAACAGCAACAAAGAATTTCGGCTACAAATTTGTCAATTGGACAGATGCCAATAATAAGGTAGTATCTACAGATGAAGCATATACCTTCTCTATCTCTGCCAACACAGCATTGAAGGCAAACTTTGAGAAGATAAACACCTACGCTTTGGATTACAAGGTAGAAGGTGGTGCAAAAGACTATATGGTAAGCGCAACTCCTGCCCCAACCATTGTTAACGGAAAGAATATGTATGAAGAGGGAACAGAAGTAACCCTCACAGCCAGCAGCAACGACATCCTCACCTTTACCAACTGGAATGATGGTGAAACAGGAGCAGAACGCAAAATAAACATGAACGCCGACCAGTCATACACTGCTGCATATTCTGCAAAAGACTTCATCGCAGGCTGGGACTTCTATAAGTCAGCAAGAGAAGGTCGTACAGCAGACTTCGCTGCAGAAGACAACGATGTAGACCAGCTCATCCTGCGCGATGCAGACGGAAATACATACACATGGCTCGACAAGAGCAACAGTGCTGGCGGCTACGAAGGAAAGAATGCAGCTGTAAACTGGACCTCCAAGAAAACCAAGGCACTGGGCGAAACCTATTGGCAGACCAAGGTCAACGCAACAGCCTTTACCGACATCAAGGTAAAGAGCAGCATGCTCTACAATTATAACGCATACGAAACATATAATGTAGAATACTCTCTCAACGGAACCGACTGGACCAAAGTAGGTGCCATCAATATGCCAGGAGCCAAAGCCTGGACAGACAGAGAGTTTACTCTCCCATCCGATGCCAACAACAAGGCAGAAGTATACATCCGCTGGATTGCCGACAAGACTTCTTCCATCAAGGGAGCAACAGGCGACAACGACGGAATCTCTATCACAAATATCTACATCACAGGTACTGCCCAGCTCGTTAACGACGGCAAGGCACCTGTACTCGTAAACACCGTACCAGCAGAAGGCGCAACCAACGCATCTGCCAACGGCAAGATTGTACTGACTTTCGATGAGAAGGTAAAACTCACCGGCAACGCAGCCGCTACACTCGGCACACAAAAGATTGAAGGAGCCGTATCCGGCAAGACCATCACCTTCGCATACAAAGGCTTGAACTACGCTACAGCTTATACCTTCACACTCGCTGCAGGTTCGGTAGCCGATTTGACAGACAATGCCACAGACCAGGCAATTGTTCTGAACTTCACTACCAAGACCAAGCCAGCAGTAACCAAAGCACTCTACGACTTCATCGTCCCAACCGACGGCGACTTCAAGGCAGCACTTGCAGCAGCAGCCAAGCGCACAGATACCAGCAAGCGTTTCCGCATCTTCATCAAGCAGGGCGACTACAAGATTCCTGCTGACGAGAAGAGTAAGGTAACAGGTAGCGACGGCAAGAGTTATGCTAACCCAACCACCTATATGAATACGCCAAACGTATCAATCATTGGTGAAGGCATGGACAACACCTCACTGACCAACACCATTCCAAACTCAGGTCAATCAGCCAACGTATTGGAAGGTATCGGCAAGGGCGACGTACTCTGCCTGCAGAAGGAAGCTACGGGTACCTACTTCCAGGATCTGAAGATGTACAGCAGCATGGGCGACGACAAGGGTCGCGACATCGTACTCAACGACCAGAGCAACAAGACCATCTGTAAAAACGTAAACCTCTGGGCATACCAGGACACCTACGTATCAAACAACCAGAACGGTAAATTCTACTTCGAAGACGGAATCCTTCGTGGTCGTACCGACTACCTCTGCGGTAAGGGTGATGTATTTTATAATAATGTAGAACTCTGGATCTGTGAAAAGGGAGGCTATCTCGCAGTTCCTTCTCAGCCTAAGAAGTATGGCTACATCTTCAAAGACTGTACCATCAAGGATGCTACTGAGGCAAAAGACCTGAATGGTAACTACACCTTAGGTCGTCCATGGGGCAAGGGAACACCTATCGCGCTCTACATCGACACCAAGATGGAAGCTATCCCATCAGCAGCAGGATGGAACGAGATGAGTGGCGGTTACCCTAAGCGTTTCGCTGAATACAACTCATACACATCAACAGGTAGCGTAGTAGACCTCAAGGACAGAAAGAAAGTTTACGATGCCTACGATTCAAAGGATGGTGACAATTATGTAAACCGTCGTAATGAAACAGCAGGAGACCCTATCCTCACAGCAGAGGAAGCTGCAACCTACACCATTGAAACAGTAATGGGTCAGGATGATGACTGGGATCCAACTGCAGCTACCGAGCAGGCATCAGCACCTAGCAACGTTAAGCTGAACGGTACAACCCTCGCTTGGGACAATAACGACTACGCGCTTCTCTGGGCAGTATGCAAGAACGGCAAGGTAGTAGACTTCACCATCACTCCTAGCTATATCGTTGATGACACCTCTGCAACATGGAGCGTACGTGCAGCCAACGAGATGGGCGGTTTGAGCGAAGCTACAGTTGTTGGTCAGGGCACCGGTATCCGCAACATCGCCTCAGCTACAGATGCAGCAGTCATCAAGACCGCCATTTATGCAGCCGACGGCACCCAGCTCTCAAATCTTCAGAAGGGTATCAACATCATTGTGAAGACCCTGGCAGATGGCAGCAAGAAGACAAGCAAGGTCATCGTAAAGTAA
- a CDS encoding glycoside hydrolase family 88 protein, which translates to MKKFFKTLLVALLLIPACAWANGWNDAEYQRIEQSIQLPGIKQAAKKYAISAYGAKQNASAAQNQKAINKLIALVSKKGGGTVVIPKGTWRTGAIEMKSFVELNLEEGAVLQFAFEPKLYPLVRTSWEGIACWNYSPCIYAYKVTDIAITGKGTIDGGGNNDTWWPMNGNARFGYKEGVTKEHQKMGSRARLLKMAEDGVPFDERKFGMGQGLRPQLVNFVRSERILIKDVKMINSPFWVMHPLLCKNITVDGVTVWNEGPNGDGCDPEACENVLIQNCIFHTGDDCIAIKSGRNNDGRLWNQPSRNIIIRNCRMEDGHGGVVIGSEISGGCENVYAENCEMDSPHLERILRIKTNNCRGGLIQNIHMRKVTVGQCKEAVLKINLDYEPKEACYRGFEPTVRNVSMEDVTCQKSNYGVLIIGGNKIENVYDIHVKNCKFDGVIKQPVKMTGKTRDVKFDNLIINGSLVLNKEDRPYQTYSEWLTHSEMQRTPHPYNLDFSPKKPRWSYVMGIEMEGMLDTYLHYKDGKSTFKGADAEANNEAIINYLKEYPAKMIDEKGNITGYKYEDFNLDNVRTAKFILRMHNLFPSKSSELALKTLFKQLQNQPRTKEGVYWHKAIYANQVWLDGIFMGLPFYCNYAVQNLKPKKAKKILDDAVDQIVKTDLRTYDEKTQLWKHAWDETHSQFWANKEDGKSQHTWARALGWYVMAMTECLDAMPEDYARRSEIITLLNKAMKSVVKYQDKKTGVWYDVMDVKDPRNYLESTASSMFAYVLLKGYRKGYLGKEYQKAGIKAYEGILNNFIQVNPDKTISLTRCCAVSGLGPGPGPYVKKPNFKRDGSFDYYMSEPIRDNDAKGVGPFIWASLEMEMQGLNK; encoded by the coding sequence ATGAAGAAATTCTTTAAGACCTTACTCGTTGCTCTGCTCCTCATCCCAGCCTGCGCTTGGGCCAACGGATGGAACGATGCTGAATATCAGCGCATTGAACAGAGCATACAGTTGCCAGGCATCAAGCAGGCAGCTAAGAAGTATGCAATTTCTGCCTATGGAGCCAAGCAGAACGCTTCGGCTGCACAGAACCAGAAGGCTATCAACAAGCTCATCGCCCTCGTCTCTAAAAAAGGTGGCGGTACTGTAGTCATCCCGAAGGGTACCTGGCGCACAGGAGCCATTGAGATGAAGAGCTTCGTAGAACTGAATCTCGAAGAGGGTGCCGTACTGCAGTTTGCCTTCGAACCGAAACTCTATCCGCTGGTACGCACCTCATGGGAGGGCATCGCATGCTGGAACTATTCTCCATGCATCTATGCCTACAAGGTTACCGACATCGCCATCACTGGTAAAGGTACCATCGATGGAGGTGGTAACAACGATACATGGTGGCCAATGAACGGTAATGCCAGATTCGGATATAAGGAGGGCGTAACCAAGGAACACCAGAAGATGGGATCACGTGCCAGACTGCTGAAGATGGCTGAAGACGGTGTGCCTTTTGACGAACGCAAGTTCGGCATGGGACAGGGTCTCCGCCCTCAGCTCGTCAACTTCGTACGCTCTGAGCGCATCCTCATCAAGGATGTCAAGATGATCAATTCACCTTTCTGGGTGATGCACCCTCTGCTCTGCAAGAACATCACAGTAGACGGCGTAACCGTATGGAACGAAGGACCTAACGGAGACGGATGCGACCCTGAAGCATGCGAGAATGTACTCATACAGAACTGTATCTTCCACACCGGCGACGACTGCATCGCCATCAAGAGCGGACGAAACAACGACGGTCGTCTCTGGAACCAACCATCCAGAAACATCATCATCCGCAACTGCCGGATGGAAGACGGACATGGTGGCGTAGTCATCGGTTCCGAGATTTCAGGCGGATGCGAGAATGTATACGCCGAAAACTGCGAGATGGACTCTCCTCATCTGGAGCGCATCCTCCGCATCAAAACCAACAACTGCCGCGGCGGACTCATCCAGAACATCCACATGCGTAAGGTTACCGTAGGCCAGTGCAAGGAAGCCGTGCTCAAAATCAACCTCGACTATGAGCCAAAAGAGGCTTGCTACCGCGGATTTGAACCTACTGTGCGCAACGTGAGCATGGAAGATGTTACCTGCCAGAAGAGCAACTACGGTGTGCTCATCATCGGTGGAAACAAAATAGAAAACGTATACGATATCCATGTAAAGAACTGTAAGTTCGATGGTGTCATCAAGCAGCCTGTCAAGATGACCGGCAAGACCCGCGATGTGAAGTTCGACAATCTCATCATCAACGGTTCCCTGGTTCTCAACAAGGAAGACCGTCCTTACCAGACCTATTCAGAGTGGCTCACCCACAGCGAGATGCAGCGCACTCCCCACCCATACAACCTCGACTTCAGCCCGAAGAAACCTCGCTGGAGCTACGTGATGGGCATTGAGATGGAAGGCATGCTCGACACCTACCTCCACTACAAAGACGGGAAGAGCACCTTCAAGGGAGCTGATGCCGAAGCCAACAACGAGGCTATCATCAACTACCTGAAAGAATATCCAGCCAAGATGATTGACGAAAAAGGAAACATCACAGGCTACAAATATGAGGATTTCAACCTCGACAACGTGCGCACCGCGAAGTTCATCCTCCGCATGCACAACCTCTTCCCTAGCAAGAGCAGCGAACTGGCACTGAAGACGCTCTTCAAGCAGCTGCAGAACCAGCCTCGCACCAAGGAAGGCGTTTACTGGCACAAGGCTATCTACGCCAACCAGGTATGGCTCGATGGTATCTTCATGGGTCTGCCTTTCTACTGCAACTACGCCGTTCAGAACCTCAAGCCTAAGAAGGCGAAGAAGATTCTCGACGATGCGGTAGACCAGATTGTGAAGACCGACCTGCGTACCTACGATGAGAAAACCCAGCTCTGGAAGCATGCATGGGACGAAACCCACAGCCAGTTCTGGGCAAACAAGGAAGACGGAAAGAGCCAGCATACCTGGGCAAGAGCCCTCGGATGGTACGTCATGGCGATGACCGAATGCCTCGATGCCATGCCTGAAGATTATGCTCGCCGCAGCGAAATCATCACCTTATTAAATAAGGCAATGAAGAGCGTGGTGAAATATCAGGATAAGAAGACAGGTGTATGGTACGATGTGATGGACGTAAAGGATCCTCGCAACTACCTCGAGAGCACCGCTTCAAGCATGTTTGCCTATGTTCTCCTCAAAGGTTACCGCAAGGGATACCTCGGCAAGGAATATCAGAAAGCAGGTATCAAGGCTTATGAGGGAATCCTAAACAACTTCATCCAGGTAAATCCTGACAAGACCATCAGCCTTACACGCTGCTGTGCTGTCAGCGGACTCGGTCCTGGCCCTGGTCCATACGTCAAGAAGCCAAACTTCAAGCGCGATGGAAGCTTCGACTATTACATGAGCGAGCCTATCCGCGACAATGATGCCAAGGGCGTAGGTCCTTTCATCTGGGCTAGTCTGGAAATGGAAATGCAGGGACTGAATAAGTAA
- a CDS encoding sigma-70 family RNA polymerase sigma factor yields the protein MSKLNEMTDEELALAYVGGDNRAFDLLLSRNEVKLFSYILFVVHDEDLANDIFQETFVKAISRLHAGQYSSSGKFISWLMRIAHNVIIDGYRSQCVFRMVEQGNDNDLSCLRGEDFQADCAEQEMVRKQVLRDVKKLVDFLPAPQREVVYMRFYQQMSFKDIAECTNVSINTSLGRMRYALLNLRKMAKEHNIYLNLD from the coding sequence ATGAGTAAACTCAATGAAATGACAGACGAAGAGTTGGCCCTGGCTTATGTCGGGGGCGACAACAGAGCCTTTGACCTGTTGCTTTCCCGCAACGAGGTGAAATTGTTCTCTTATATCCTTTTCGTGGTTCACGATGAGGATCTGGCGAATGATATCTTCCAGGAGACATTCGTGAAGGCAATCAGTCGTTTACATGCTGGCCAGTATTCCAGTTCGGGCAAATTTATTTCGTGGTTAATGCGCATAGCGCATAATGTCATCATAGACGGTTATCGCAGTCAGTGTGTGTTCCGCATGGTAGAACAGGGGAACGATAATGATCTTTCCTGTCTGCGAGGCGAAGATTTTCAGGCAGACTGTGCTGAGCAGGAGATGGTACGCAAACAGGTGCTCCGTGATGTGAAGAAACTGGTAGACTTTCTGCCGGCTCCACAACGCGAAGTGGTTTATATGCGTTTTTATCAGCAGATGTCTTTCAAGGATATAGCCGAGTGTACCAATGTGAGTATCAATACGAGTCTGGGAAGAATGCGTTATGCGCTCCTTAACCTCCGCAAGATGGCTAAGGAGCACAATATCTATCTGAATCTTGATTAG
- the rpe gene encoding ribulose-phosphate 3-epimerase, producing the protein MKTMVSPSLLSANFIDLKSDIEMINKSEADWLHLDVMDGVFVPNISFGFPVIEAVSKVCTKPLDVHFMIQHPENYIEQTAKLGAMMMNVHYEACTHLHRTIQQIHAAGMKAGVTLNPSTPVCVLEDIICDVDMVLLMSVNPGFGGQKFIENTIKKIGRLRQLIKESGSQALIEVDGGVQAETAPRLVKAGVDVLVSGSYVFKSTDPYATIHALKELH; encoded by the coding sequence ATGAAAACAATGGTATCCCCTTCATTGCTCTCAGCCAACTTCATTGACCTGAAGAGTGATATAGAGATGATTAACAAGAGTGAGGCCGACTGGCTCCACCTCGATGTGATGGATGGTGTCTTCGTGCCCAACATCTCGTTCGGCTTCCCTGTGATAGAAGCCGTAAGCAAGGTGTGCACCAAGCCCCTCGACGTCCACTTTATGATACAGCACCCGGAAAATTACATTGAGCAGACTGCCAAGCTCGGTGCCATGATGATGAACGTGCACTACGAGGCCTGCACCCATCTGCACCGCACCATCCAGCAGATTCATGCAGCAGGCATGAAGGCAGGAGTTACCCTCAACCCTTCTACCCCGGTATGTGTGCTGGAAGACATCATCTGCGATGTAGACATGGTACTTTTGATGAGCGTTAACCCAGGCTTCGGCGGACAGAAATTCATCGAGAACACCATCAAGAAGATAGGCCGTCTGCGCCAGCTCATCAAAGAGAGCGGAAGCCAGGCACTCATCGAGGTAGATGGCGGCGTGCAGGCAGAAACTGCTCCAAGACTGGTAAAAGCCGGAGTAGACGTGCTGGTAAGCGGAAGTTATGTATTCAAGAGCACAGACCCTTATGCTACCATCCATGCCTTGAAAGAACTCCACTAA
- the trpD gene encoding anthranilate phosphoribosyltransferase, with protein sequence MEMKDILNRMLNHEELSREETRDIIVGITKSAFPEEQITALLTGLQMRGVTVDELLGFRDGILATGVPAILDCDRYIDVVGTGGDRKNTFNISTTSCFVIAGAGYKVAKHGNYAATSVSGASNVIKNHGVQFTDDIDKLNRSINEAGIVYLHAQLFAKAMKFVGPIRKALQFPTVFNLLGPLVNPSQPKCQLLGVANLDQMRLYNQVYQKLGIDFGIVNSIDGYDEISLTSDFKVTTNNYEKIFKPQDLGFEIAKPEEVRGGATEEEAKDIFDAVLENRALPAQKNIVLANAAFGIQVMEKGQKSIEECVEIARESIDSGKALATFKKFVEINS encoded by the coding sequence ATGGAAATGAAGGACATTTTGAACAGAATGTTGAACCACGAGGAACTTTCTCGTGAGGAAACCCGAGACATCATTGTAGGAATCACCAAGAGTGCATTTCCTGAGGAACAGATTACAGCCCTGCTCACCGGTTTGCAGATGAGAGGCGTAACGGTAGATGAACTGCTCGGTTTCCGTGACGGAATTCTTGCCACAGGCGTGCCAGCCATCCTGGATTGCGACCGCTACATTGACGTGGTGGGAACCGGTGGCGACCGCAAGAACACCTTTAACATTTCTACTACTTCCTGCTTCGTCATTGCGGGTGCGGGTTACAAGGTGGCAAAGCACGGCAACTATGCGGCTACTTCGGTGAGCGGTGCCAGCAACGTCATCAAGAACCACGGTGTTCAGTTTACCGATGATATAGACAAGCTGAACCGCAGCATCAACGAGGCAGGCATCGTTTATCTTCATGCTCAGCTCTTCGCCAAGGCAATGAAGTTTGTAGGTCCTATCCGCAAGGCTTTGCAGTTTCCTACCGTGTTCAATCTGTTAGGTCCTCTTGTTAATCCTAGTCAGCCTAAGTGCCAGTTGCTGGGTGTAGCCAATCTCGACCAGATGCGCCTCTACAACCAGGTTTACCAGAAACTAGGCATTGATTTCGGCATTGTGAACAGCATCGACGGATATGATGAAATTTCACTCACCAGCGACTTCAAGGTAACTACCAACAACTATGAGAAGATCTTCAAGCCTCAGGATCTCGGTTTCGAGATAGCCAAACCGGAAGAGGTGAGAGGCGGGGCAACCGAGGAAGAGGCCAAGGACATCTTTGATGCAGTGCTTGAAAACCGTGCCCTCCCAGCCCAGAAGAACATCGTTCTCGCCAATGCAGCCTTCGGCATCCAGGTAATGGAGAAGGGACAGAAGAGCATAGAGGAATGTGTGGAGATAGCAAGAGAGAGCATTGACTCGGGTAAAGCACTCGCTACCTTCAAGAAATTCGTAGAGATCAATAGTTAA
- the trpC gene encoding indole-3-glycerol phosphate synthase TrpC: protein MADILEEIVAHKRIEIEQRKRFIQPRQMITLTEQKMQEDGGKVPGGSMKESLMNSETGIIAEFKRKSPSKGWIKQEGKPSIIPLAYQQNGASALSILTDIDYFGGYDEYIQEARHVGVTLPILYKNFVVEEYQLLQARYCGASAVLLIAACLTKEECKQLMNMAHQLGMEVLLEMHNERDFEYAELEPDMYGINNRNLGTFFTDVENSFRLAEKLPKDVCRVSESGISNPQTVLWLREESGFRGFLMGEQFMKQADPGVALAEFISKL, encoded by the coding sequence ATGGCTGATATTTTAGAGGAAATTGTGGCTCATAAAAGAATCGAGATTGAGCAGCGCAAGCGCTTTATCCAGCCACGGCAGATGATAACCCTCACCGAGCAGAAAATGCAGGAAGATGGGGGAAAGGTGCCGGGCGGAAGCATGAAGGAGTCGCTGATGAACTCGGAGACGGGAATCATCGCTGAATTCAAGCGCAAATCGCCTTCCAAGGGCTGGATCAAACAGGAAGGTAAGCCGAGCATCATCCCGCTCGCCTACCAGCAGAACGGAGCCTCGGCGCTCAGCATCCTCACCGACATTGATTACTTCGGAGGATATGATGAGTATATTCAGGAGGCGCGCCATGTGGGCGTTACCCTACCTATCTTATATAAGAACTTCGTGGTAGAGGAATACCAGCTGCTGCAGGCGAGATACTGCGGAGCTTCTGCCGTGCTGCTCATTGCGGCCTGCCTGACCAAGGAGGAGTGTAAGCAACTCATGAACATGGCACACCAGCTGGGCATGGAGGTACTGCTCGAGATGCATAATGAGCGCGACTTCGAGTATGCTGAACTGGAACCGGATATGTACGGCATCAACAACCGAAATCTCGGAACCTTCTTTACGGATGTGGAGAACAGCTTCAGATTGGCAGAGAAACTTCCGAAGGATGTGTGCAGGGTGAGCGAGAGTGGCATCTCCAACCCGCAGACGGTTCTCTGGTTGAGAGAAGAAAGCGGCTTCAGAGGTTTCCTGATGGGCGAACAGTTCATGAAACAGGCAGACCCGGGCGTGGCGCTTGCAGAATTTATTTCTAAATTATAG
- a CDS encoding phosphoribosylanthranilate isomerase → MFVKVCGMREPDNVKQVAQLGVDMMGFIFYPKSPRYASHVVARSDADRNVCRVGVFVNDSVSTMLDKIHSFSLNAVQMHGSESRELCEQLRAAKGNMKIIKAISVSNAGDIQKYKEYVGAVDYFLFDTKCKTVGGSGQQFDWQVLDEYDGDVPFLLSGGIGPEDASRILSFHHPRCVGIDLNSRFEIEPGLKDVEKLKEFLLKVKK, encoded by the coding sequence ATGTTTGTAAAGGTTTGTGGAATGCGTGAACCTGATAATGTAAAGCAGGTTGCGCAACTCGGCGTTGATATGATGGGATTTATCTTCTATCCTAAGTCTCCACGGTATGCCAGTCATGTGGTGGCTCGCTCTGATGCTGACCGCAATGTGTGCCGAGTGGGAGTCTTCGTAAATGATTCCGTTTCCACGATGTTGGACAAGATTCATTCATTCTCTCTGAATGCGGTGCAGATGCATGGAAGCGAGAGCAGGGAACTGTGTGAGCAGCTGCGTGCAGCAAAGGGGAATATGAAGATAATCAAAGCCATTAGTGTTTCCAATGCCGGGGACATTCAGAAATATAAGGAGTATGTAGGCGCTGTTGACTACTTCCTTTTCGACACCAAATGTAAGACGGTGGGCGGAAGTGGTCAGCAGTTTGACTGGCAGGTACTGGATGAATATGATGGCGATGTTCCATTCCTGTTGAGTGGCGGCATCGGTCCGGAAGATGCTTCCCGCATCCTGTCTTTCCATCATCCCCGATGCGTAGGAATCGACCTCAACTCCAGGTTTGAGATAGAACCGGGACTGAAGGATGTAGAGAAACTCAAGGAATTCCTTTTAAAGGTAAAAAAGTAA
- the trpA gene encoding tryptophan synthase subunit alpha yields MNKINALFANNKDRKLLSLYFCAGCPTLEGTGDVIKAMERKGIDMIEVGIPFSDPLADGPVIQSAGTVALKNGMTVKKLFAQLKEIKDEVQLPLVLMGYLNPIMHYGIEAFFKSCVESGVSGTIIPDLPFDDYLKVVKPIADKYDIRVIMMITPETSEERIRFIDEHTDGFIYMVSSASITGAQSSFGDAKLAYFNHINGMNLRNPRMIGFGISNKQTLTSAQDNAAGAIIGSKFVTLLNEIGDPDKALDGLFECLEK; encoded by the coding sequence ATGAATAAGATAAATGCATTATTTGCAAACAATAAAGACCGCAAGCTTTTGAGCTTGTATTTCTGCGCCGGATGCCCTACTTTGGAAGGTACCGGTGATGTAATTAAGGCGATGGAGCGCAAGGGGATAGATATGATTGAGGTAGGAATCCCTTTCAGTGATCCGTTGGCTGATGGTCCTGTTATCCAGAGTGCCGGAACCGTGGCTCTGAAGAACGGAATGACGGTGAAGAAACTCTTCGCTCAGTTGAAGGAAATCAAGGATGAAGTGCAGCTTCCACTCGTGCTGATGGGATACCTGAACCCAATCATGCACTACGGTATTGAGGCTTTCTTCAAGAGCTGCGTAGAGAGCGGAGTGAGCGGCACCATCATCCCAGACCTTCCCTTTGATGATTATCTGAAGGTGGTAAAACCCATAGCCGACAAGTATGACATCCGTGTCATCATGATGATTACGCCAGAAACCAGCGAGGAGCGCATCCGTTTCATCGATGAGCATACCGATGGATTCATCTACATGGTCAGTTCGGCAAGTATCACGGGCGCCCAGAGCAGTTTCGGCGATGCCAAGCTGGCTTATTTCAACCACATCAACGGCATGAATCTGCGCAACCCACGCATGATAGGTTTCGGCATCAGCAACAAGCAGACCCTTACCAGTGCGCAGGATAATGCGGCGGGAGCCATCATCGGCAGTAAGTTTGTAACCCTGCTCAATGAAATCGGTGATCCGGATAAGGCACTGGATGGGCTTTTTGAGTGTCTCGAAAAGTAG